The sequence GGCAACGGCGTGCCTTACCTCGATCTGCCCAGTACGGGCTGGGACACCTACAACAACAGCGGGCGAGGCTACGCCATGGGGCGTTTCCGGGGGCCGGCTCTGGTTTACGTCGAAGCCGAATACCGAACCGAACTGACGGCCAATGGGCTGCTGGGCGCGGTGTTATTCGCCAATGCCCAGACGGTGCACAACTGGCTTGGCGATCCGCTCAAAACCACGCAGGAAACGGCGGCGCTGCACACGACCAAAATCTGGCCGGGGGTTGGTGGAGGACTTCGGGTGAAGGTCAACAAAAACGCCCGCACCAATCTGGCCATCGACTACGGCTTTGGTGCGGGCGGTTCGCATGGACTCTATTTCAACCTCAACGAGGTGTTTTAGGCTACGAGATTACATTCCAGAGGTGGGCGGGGGCCAGCTTGTTTTTCAGCTTGTGCTCGCCGACGCTCTCGCAGTGGAACGACTCTTTTACTTTTTCATAACAGGCCTGCGTGATCAGGATCTGGCCCGCTGAGGCCGTCGATTGCAGGCGCGAAGCCGTGTTGACGATGTCGCCGATGACGGTGTAATCGAGGCGGCGCAGGGCTACCGAACCAATATTCCCCGAGACAACCTCACCACTGTTGAGGCCAATCGACACTTCGGGCTGGTAGGGTTTGCCCGATAGTTCTTCCTGAATGGCGGCGATGTTTGACCGGATGGCCAGACAGGCTTCGATGGCCCGGTCGGTGTGGAATTCGCCCTGGAAAACGGCCATCACGGCGTCGCCCATAAACTTATCGACGTACCCACCCTGATTCAGGATTTCCTTCACCATCACATCGAAGTACTTGTTGATCAAGGCAACCACGGTCTCGGGCGTTTCGCGCTCGGCGATGGCCGTAAACCCGCAAATGTCGACAAAAACAATGGTGGCGGTGCTGGTTTCACTGGCCGTCAGCGACTGCTCAAACTCCGAGCGAGTCATGAACTTCAGGACGCTCTCATCCACGTACATGCGCAGGATGTTGTTCTCTTTCACGGCCTGTAGCGTCTGCCGCAGGTCGTGAACGTGCCGGATGGTCTTCTGCATCGTCAGTTCGAGGTCTTCGAAGTTGACGGGCTTGCACACGAAATCATAGGCCCCCCGGTTCATGGCTGTCCGGATATTCTCCATGTCGCCGTAGGCCGACACCATCACCGCCTTGAGGATGGGGTTCAGTTCAGCCAGTTTGGTTAACAGGGTGAGCCCATCCATCTCGGGCATGTTAATATCCGACAACACCACGTCGATGTCGGGGTTACGTTGAATCTGGGCTATGGCCTCAAGCCCATTCTGAGCAAACGAAAACTCATATTGTTGTTCGCGTATCTGACGGCGGAACTTCTGCTTGATCAGCAGTTCGAGGTCCGGTTCATCATCAACGACGAGTATTTTAGCTTTCATGCAGGGTGTATGCTTTGCGTAGCTAAAGTTAGGCATAGCCGTTCAAGGTTCAATGGCCGAGGTTCAAAGTTGTCATTCCGCCTGATGAGCGGCGAAAAACAACGTTAGACCTCGGCCATTGAACCTTTAACAACTATACACTTGGGTGTGCTTACAGCCCGTCGACCGTGCGCTTCACGAAGGCTGTAAGGCTGGGGCCGGTGAGGCGGTTCTGGGCCAGCAGCGCCAGGTCATAAAGCTGCTGGGTGAGGGTTGTCTGGGTAGCGCCTTCCGTAGAAAGCAGCTTTTGCGACAGTGGGTGGTTGGCGTTGACCACTACGTTGTACCCACCCGGCAGGCTGCCAAACATGTTGGCCTCGCCCGACAGCGCCGACATGTCTTTCATCCGCCGCATAAACTCAGGCATCGTGATCGACACCGGCAGCTCATCGGTGGGCAGCGATTCAACGCTCACCGTCAGGGATTTATCATTGAGGGTTTGCTCGAACAACTCTTTCAGCCGGGTACGTTCCTCTTCCGACAATACACTCTCGCTGGCCACGCCTGAGTCGATCAGTTTGTCGAGTG comes from Fibrella aestuarina BUZ 2 and encodes:
- a CDS encoding adenylate/guanylate cyclase domain-containing protein; translated protein: MKAKILVVDDEPDLELLIKQKFRRQIREQQYEFSFAQNGLEAIAQIQRNPDIDVVLSDINMPEMDGLTLLTKLAELNPILKAVMVSAYGDMENIRTAMNRGAYDFVCKPVNFEDLELTMQKTIRHVHDLRQTLQAVKENNILRMYVDESVLKFMTRSEFEQSLTASETSTATIVFVDICGFTAIAERETPETVVALINKYFDVMVKEILNQGGYVDKFMGDAVMAVFQGEFHTDRAIEACLAIRSNIAAIQEELSGKPYQPEVSIGLNSGEVVSGNIGSVALRRLDYTVIGDIVNTASRLQSTASAGQILITQACYEKVKESFHCESVGEHKLKNKLAPAHLWNVIS